ataactacagcagggggctagtccactggtggTGGTGTGTGTCTTCAACTTCCATGTGCAAACACTATACAGCTGGGGGATTGGAACAGGCAAGTAAAATAGGAACTTGAAGTCTTTGTACTACACTCTGGCAACTATAGTGGTGACCATCTACAATtcaaagcccttgggccacagctttgtgcaatcactacagtagggagctagttcactggtagtggtgtgtgtgttcaactatcacacacacaaatgctgagtgctaagcagagaaagcagcctgtaccatttttttaaagtcttcaGTTAGTTtggtataataataataataatattgggtgtatttgcagccagtgccataggtatgactcagccggagattgaactcacgacctacttaACAAGGCATCAATCTGTGCTTTTACCTTTGAGTCGTTCGTCGTGAATATCCTGTGTGTTTGGTTCCACGTGCTGTCAATAAAGATCACACGCTCAAACGGCGCAGATACTCGCTCCTCTGTACGCTGCTTTTTCAGCGGTGGCTCTCGAACTTCACCGCTCTGTTTCTCAACATCCTCTTCCTGTGCTGCCGTATTATCCTGCTTTTCTTCTCTGCCGTTTTCTGTATCTGTGCTTTCTGGTGTTATTGTCTGTGTTTTTTCTGTGTTCTGGGGTTTGTCCTTCCCCTTTAATAGTCCATGTTGCTTTTTGCTGAGATCCTCCAGGGAGAGAGCATTCAACCCAGGGAAAACGATGACCACCTTGGAAGTACAAAAAAAGGAGCAATGTTAAATTTTTATCTTATCTTTAGGCAATGTTACACACAATATCTTACATTACATGAAAAGGGATAGCGACCCCTCCTTGCAAAAAATAtatcctgctactgaaacaataAGGAAACTTACTAGCCTATGTACCACTATAGCCTAGGCATTACAAGGTGAACAACTAGGAAAATATATACACAAGAAAACTTGGTGACCTAAGTACAATGACAACAGCCACTACTGACCTTACTGGGATCAGAGAACTCAGGAATGATGGGATAGGTGTAGATGCGGACGTCCTCCGGAGCGATAATGGCGGCGTGCGCGGCCGTGCTCTTACCGTCCACCTCCTTAGGGTGCTTAATGATGTCTACTTTGAAGGGCAACTGTTGGGAGAACAATCACAGATATCATTCATCCATTCTTTCATATACAAAATCACAGATGCTGTCAACACAGAAATGCTTGGTGTATTCTTATATTTACGCTTCAAGCAAACTCACATGGACGTGACCGTCACGTCCCATGTTCGGGGAGAGCTACACTTCGGGAACCCACCACACTGCTAAAGTTATCGAAAAGAGTACGGATCCTTCCCAGTTCAGTGTAGATCAAACCATATGCATAACACGTTACAGTCTGGTCTGTTTGGCATCAGTTGTGTCAGTCCTTCAACAAATGTGTTACATCTCACTAACGTTATAAAGATAAACTCTAACTTAGAGTCCGACTCACCTTAACTTTAGGGACCTTCCCCTCTAACTCAGCCACCAGCACGTAGCACGTGTAGCAGAAGTACTTCCTTGACTGTTGACACTTTGGACACACCGTCCGCCGGTCCAGGGAATTCAGGCACTCCTGAGACGCCAACTTCAGACACCCAAAGGGGTCCTCACCACCAGCCATCCTAGGAGCGACTGCAGAAAAATCAACACAGAAATTTGAGGTTAGGAAGAGAAATCCTTACCGCTTCGCTTTCATGCATCTTCACACATTTTTCTTCTCCCCTCTACGATCGCTAGGCTTTTTAAAGCAAGACAATTGTGACGTCTTTGTGAATATTTTGCACcaacaaaatattattgcacacgcccccctccccacacctaaCATGCGCTTCGCCTAACACGTGTTTGCCGTCAACTTGAAGCGCTAAAAGTAAACTAAAAGAGATCTAGCAAGTCAGATACCTTTCCGCTACTTGTTGCAATTGCTCTGAACACGCTGCAATGGTTTTGAGACGTTTGAAACAAGGGACACAGCTGGACATACGATTTACAAGTACCCAGCTCAGTAGATATTGAAATAACGCCCTCTAGCGAAATTAAGCTAAACGACACGTTGCGGAACTTAAAAAATGGTAGGCAAATACACCGCGCGTTTCGACCAATGTATAATGTTCAGCGAATAGAAATAAATGCGTTTGAAGAAAGGCAACCTTACAAACTCATCTATAGAATAGCTGCAACTCTTgtgagcaacaacaacaaaaaaaacacggtAAAAAATTGTATTCGGgactgaagatgatgatgatacgaAGGAAGGAACAATGTTTAACAGACGTTTCATTTAAAGCGTATAAATGATATTAAAATCTATTGTATCTGAATAAAGGTAACCTAACAAACCTTTTTCACATAGCCACAATTCGTATAAGTAAAAAAAGGTAtgatgaaaagtttgtaaaCGATTGTACAACGTCGTTTTAATTAAATTGATTAATTATATGTTAAATGAAGAACATTAAGTTCATTTCAATAGTGGTCACCTATGACAAACTCGTC
The sequence above is drawn from the Branchiostoma floridae strain S238N-H82 chromosome 17, Bfl_VNyyK, whole genome shotgun sequence genome and encodes:
- the LOC118404389 gene encoding tRNA-uridine aminocarboxypropyltransferase 1-like encodes the protein MAGGEDPFGCLKLASQECLNSLDRRTVCPKCQQSRKYFCYTCYVLVAELEGKVPKVKLPFKVDIIKHPKEVDGKSTAAHAAIIAPEDVRIYTYPIIPEFSDPSKVVIVFPGLNALSLEDLSKKQHGLLKGKDKPQNTEKTQTITPESTDTENGREEKQDNTAAQEEDVEKQSGEVREPPLKKQRTEERVSAPFERVIFIDSTWNQTHRIFTTNDSKVKAQIDALLSLQCVILKNHITHFWRHQRDKPDTFLATVEAIYYFLREFHDIFVGVVYDGRYDNLLYFFSFMFQIVQKSKQEKGRLKDNKDP